The nucleotide sequence CGTCGTCTACACGCCGAGCGCGGTCGCGCCGGCCGACCTCGCCGGCCGCACGGTGGTGGTCATCGACGTGCTCCGCGCCACCACCACGATCGCGGTGGCCCTCGCCAACGGGGCCAAGGCGATCCTGCCGGCCGGGTCCACCGAGGAGGCGATGCGCATCGCCCAGAACCTCGAGCGCGACACCGTGATCCTGGCGGGCGAGCGGAAGTCGGTGCGCATCGAGGGCTTCGGCCTCGGCAACTCGCCCGCGGAGTTCGGGCCCGAGGCGATCGCCGGCAAGACCATCGTGATGACCACCACCAACGGGACCCAGGCGCTGATCACCGCGCAGGGCGCCCGCGAGGTGATGACGGCGGCCGCCGTGAACTTCAGCGCCGTGGTCGCGCGCGCCCGCGCGGCCCTCGAGCAGCACGGGGAGCTGGTGGTCCTGTGCGCGGGCGGCGACAAGCAGTTCGCCCTCGAGGACGCGTTCGCCGCGGGACGCCTGACCAAGGCGGTGCTGCCCGACGGGGGCCTCAGGCGCGTGGCCCTGAACGACGGCGCCGTGGCCGCGCTGGAGCTGGCCCGCCACTACGGCGAGCGCTGGATGCGCGCGCTCCGGGCCAGCGCCCACGGCCGCGAGCTGGTGGAGCTGGGGTTCCGCGCGGACCTCGAGGCCTGTGCCGCGCAGGACGCGTACCCCGTGCTCCCCCTCTACGCCGACCGGAGGATCACGGCCAATCGACCCGCGAACGAAGGATGACCTCTGGGCCATCGGGGCTCTGCTCGCGGGCCTGTTCCTCGCGCTCGCGACGGCCCCCGGGGTCTCGCTAACCGGCAACGCCGGCGTCGCCCTCGGCGGCGCGCTGCGCGGCCTGCTGGGCGTGGGCGCCGCCGCCGTCCCCCTGATGCCGCTGGCCTGGGCCGTGGCCCTGTTCGGCCACTTCGAGCGCGCGGTCGGCCGCCGCGTCACCGTGCTGCTCGCGGGCCTCGCCGTCACCGTGCCGTTCGCCGCGGGCGTGGCCTTCCAGAGCTTCGACGCCGCCGCGAGCGCGGCGCTCGCCGCCGCGGGCGAGGTCGCCTATCCCCCCGTGGTCGGACTCGCCGGCGGCTTCCTCGCCTACTCGCTGCGCGGCGTCGGCCCCGTGGGCGAGGCTCTGGTCGCGCTCGGCAGCTTCAGCGTGCTCACCGTGATCACGGTGGGGTGGAACCCGCTCGGCGTGCTGCGCAAGCGCCCCAGGCCCTCCGTGGCGCCCGGTGCGCCGCCGCCTGCGCCGGAGCCGGCGGAGCCCATGGCCCCCGAGGACATCTTCGCCGCGGCGGAGCCGGAGGCGGAGCTCGCGGCCGGGAGCGGCGGCCCCGCGCCGAAACGGCGGCGGAAGGGCGGGGCCCCCGCACCCCACGCCCCACACCCCACGCCCGGCGGCTCCCCCGACGAGCTCCCGCCCATCGACCTCCTCGCGCCGCCCACGCCGCAGCCCGCCTCCTTCGAGGCCGAGCTGGACCGGCTCCAGGACGTGCTGCTCGACACGCTCAAGCAGTTCAAGGTCGAGGGCGCCATCGCGGGGCGGACCACCGGCCCCGTCGTCACGCAGTTCGAGGTCGTGCCCGCGGCCGGCGTCAAGGTGGGCCGGATCGCGGCCCTGGCCGACGACCTGGCGCTCACGATGCGGGCCCAGTCCATCCGGATCGTGGCTCCGATTCCGGGGAAGGGCGCCGTCGGCGTCGAGGTCCCCAACCCCACGCCGCGGATGGTCGGGTTCCGCGAGCTGCTGGAAACGGCCGAGTGGGGACGGGCCCCGCAGCGCCTGCTGCTGCCGGTGGCGCTCGGCCGCGACCTCGAGGGCCGCGCGATCATCGCCGACCTGGCCAAGATGCCGCACCTGCTGATCGCGGGCGCGACCGGGTCCGGCAAGTCGGTCTGCATCAACACCATCATCACCAGCCTGGTCTACCGCTACACGCCGGCCGAGCTGCGGATGCTGATGATCGACCCCAAGATGGTCGAGCTGTCGATGTACAACGCGCTGCCGCACCTCCGGCACCGGGTGGTCACCGACAACAAGGACGCGGCGCACGTCTTCAAGTGGGCGGTGTGGGAGATGCAGGACCGCTACGAGCTGCTGCACGCCAACTCGGCGCGCAACCTGGGCGACTTCAACCGCAAGCTGGCCGACGGCCAGCAGCTGGTGAAGCCGAACGGCGAGCCGTGGGAGGACGGGCCGCTCCCCTACGTGATCCTGTTCGTGGACGAGCTGGCCGACCTGATCATGACGGTGCAGGCCGAGGTGGAGACCCCGCTCGCCCTGCTGGCGCAGAAGGCGCGCGCCATCGGGATCCACCTGGTGCTCGCGACCCAGCGGCCGTCGGTGAATGTGATCACCGGGCTCATCAAGGCGAACTTCCCCTGCCGCATCGCGTTCCGCGTCGCCTCGAAGGTGGACAGCCGCACCATCCTCGACCAGAAC is from Gemmatimonadales bacterium and encodes:
- a CDS encoding 2-phosphosulfolactate phosphatase, translating into MKIDVVYTPSAVAPADLAGRTVVVIDVLRATTTIAVALANGAKAILPAGSTEEAMRIAQNLERDTVILAGERKSVRIEGFGLGNSPAEFGPEAIAGKTIVMTTTNGTQALITAQGAREVMTAAAVNFSAVVARARAALEQHGELVVLCAGGDKQFALEDAFAAGRLTKAVLPDGGLRRVALNDGAVAALELARHYGERWMRALRASAHGRELVELGFRADLEACAAQDAYPVLPLYADRRITANRPANEG
- a CDS encoding DNA translocase FtsK; the encoded protein is MGAAAVPLMPLAWAVALFGHFERAVGRRVTVLLAGLAVTVPFAAGVAFQSFDAAASAALAAAGEVAYPPVVGLAGGFLAYSLRGVGPVGEALVALGSFSVLTVITVGWNPLGVLRKRPRPSVAPGAPPPAPEPAEPMAPEDIFAAAEPEAELAAGSGGPAPKRRRKGGAPAPHAPHPTPGGSPDELPPIDLLAPPTPQPASFEAELDRLQDVLLDTLKQFKVEGAIAGRTTGPVVTQFEVVPAAGVKVGRIAALADDLALTMRAQSIRIVAPIPGKGAVGVEVPNPTPRMVGFRELLETAEWGRAPQRLLLPVALGRDLEGRAIIADLAKMPHLLIAGATGSGKSVCINTIITSLVYRYTPAELRMLMIDPKMVELSMYNALPHLRHRVVTDNKDAAHVFKWAVWEMQDRYELLHANSARNLGDFNRKLADGQQLVKPNGEPWEDGPLPYVILFVDELADLIMTVQAEVETPLALLAQKARAIGIHLVLATQRPSVNVITGLIKANFPCRIAFRVASKVDSRTILDQNGAEALLGNGDMLFMPPGKSDLLRLQGAYVGTDETERLMHWFDARREERLEAAAAAAQAEAGPGGESDILEVVRARIAAEEGEGEPAAVGAAGDRDPLFRQAAECCIQNQLGSTSLLQRRLKIGYGRAARIIDQLHDAGVLGPPDGSKAREVLVGLDDLDRVGPY